From Triticum aestivum cultivar Chinese Spring chromosome 4A, IWGSC CS RefSeq v2.1, whole genome shotgun sequence, a single genomic window includes:
- the LOC123087358 gene encoding uncharacterized protein has translation MGRSPRLLLLAALLPAVVAAVGPQPGAPCEPTLLAAQVALFCAPGMATAQCCEPVLLVVDLGVPCLCRVAAEPQLVTAGLDVTHLLKTYSSCGGFLPGVAHLSSAACEGPAPPPAVVSSPPPPPPSAAPRRKQPAHDAPPPPPSSEKPSSQEHEGGAAHNMAVPTQAAASPVSTTHQPAGDAPAPQPSPPPQQDRAKNAFLILGYVFTAVLYFSQGPTVWGIWVARQVGQSKVDMFVVTLASCVVWMMYELADPPTPPFVILNAVGIGFELLYLGLFFCFSEPRGRMSIAICLAAIAGASAIVAPPVFSVAPDPQLVFGIIGDISVWRENNVGNMSLLVAVALFLNGVSWTAYGHLADNLYFIVPGYFGIFFGAMQIIVWVLVRFIYHG, from the exons ATGGGGAGATCCCCCCGCCTGCTGCTGCTCGCGGCGCTGCTCCCGGCGGTCGTCGCCGCCGTCGGGCCGCAGCCGGGGGCGCCGTGCGAGCCCACGCTGCTCGCGGCGCAGGTCGCGCTCTTCTGCGCGCCCGGCATGGCCACCGCGCAGTGCTGCGAGCCCGTCCTCCTCGTCGTCGACCTCGGCGTCCCATGCCTCTGCCGCGTCGCCGCGGAGCCGCAGCTCGTCACGGCGGGCCTCGACGTCACCCATCTCCTCAAGACCTACAGCTCCTGCGGCGGCTTCCTTCCCGGCGTCGCCCACCTCTCCTCCGCCGCCTGCGAAG GACCCGCTCCCCCCCCCGCCGTCGTCAGCAGCCCCCCGCCCCCGCCACCATCCGCCGCACCTCGCCGCAAGCAGCCAGCGC ACgacgcaccaccgccgccgccgtcgagcgAGAAGCCATCGTCCCAGGAGCATGAAGGCGGCGCCGCCCACAACATGGCCGTCCCCACCCAGGCGGCTGCTTCTCCGGTGTCTACAACCCACCAGCCAGCGG GCGATGCTCCTGCCCCGCAGCCGTCCCCTCCTCCTCAGCAGGATCGTGCCAAGAATGCTTTTCTGATTCTTGGCTATGTTTTTACAGCAGTTCTCTACTTTTCACAGGG TCCAACTGTTTGGGGCATATGGGTGGCGCGGCAAGTGGGGCAGTCCAAGGTGGATATGTTTGTGGTTACACTTGCTAGCTGCGTCGTTTGGATGATGTATGAGCTAGCCGATCCTCCCACACCCCCATTTGTGATTCTCAACGCTGTTGGCATTGGATTTGAG CTTCTGTACCTTGGATTGTTCTTTTGCTTCTCCGAACCCCGGGGCCGAATGAGTATTGCTATTTGCCTGGCGGCGATCGCTGGAGCTTCTGCCATAGTAGCTCCTCCTGTTTTTTCAGTTGCACCGGATCCACAGCTTGTCTTTGGCATCATTGGGGAT ATCTCCGTGTGGCGGGAGAACAACGTAGGGAACATGTCTCTGCTGGTGGCCGTGGCTTTGTTCCTCAACGGCGTCTCCTGGACGGCGTATGGTCACTTGGCTGACAACCTATACTTCATA GTGCCGGGCTACTTTGGTATCTTTTTTGGAGCAATGCAGATAATAGTGTGGGTTTTAGTGAGGTTCATTTACCATGGTTGA